In Candidatus Aminicenantes bacterium, the sequence CTCCTTTTTCTTCGGGTCGCTGCCGCATTGGAGGCGCCTTTCGATCACGGTGCTGGTCGGGCTGCTGTTTTTATACCTGGGCTACGTGATCTTCGACAAGCTGCGCGACACTTTCGTGGAAGAGGTCTGACATGATCGCCGTGCAAGTCAAGGACGTCTTCAAGTTCTACAAGAAATACGCCGACCGCCACAAGTTCCTGACCATCAAGAGCGCCATGGTCAGCAAGAGCCTTTTCGGCGACTTGCAGGTCGCCGAACGCTTCGAAGCGCTGCGCGGCGTCTCCTTCGACGTCAAGACGGGGCGGACCCTGGGCATCATTGGCGAGAACGGCTCGGGCAAGAGCACCATGCTCAAGATCCTGGCCGGCATCAGCAAGCCCACGTCGGGGTCGGTCGTCACCAACGGCCGGATATCGGCCCTGATCGAGCTCGGCGCCGGTTTTCATCCCGAGATCTCGGGGCGGGAAAACATCTTCATCAACGGCGTCATCCTCGGCCTGACCCGCAAGGAGATCCAGGAAAAATACGAGGAGATCGTCCAGTTCGCCGAGCTGGAGGATTTCATCGATCAGCCGGTCAAGGGCTATTCCTCGGGCATGTTCATGCGCCTGGGCTTTTCCATCGCCATCAACGTCAACCCCGACATCCTGCTCATCGACGAGGTGCTGGCCGTGGGCGACGCCTCGTTCGTCCCCAAGTGCCTGGACAAGATCAACGAATTCCGCCGCCACGGCAAGACCATCATTTTCGTCTCCCACGACCTGGCCACGGTGGAACGGATCTGCGACGACGTCATCTGGCTGAAGAAGGGAAAGATCGAGATGCGCGGCTATCCCAAGCGCGTGGTCGATGCCTATCTCGAGTACGTGGGCAAAAAAGACATAAAAAAGCTCCAGCTGCAGCATGAAAAAGAAGCCAAGCATATCCTGCAAGACAAGGTCGGGCACGATAAGGCCGGAGCCCGGC encodes:
- a CDS encoding ABC transporter ATP-binding protein; protein product: MIAVQVKDVFKFYKKYADRHKFLTIKSAMVSKSLFGDLQVAERFEALRGVSFDVKTGRTLGIIGENGSGKSTMLKILAGISKPTSGSVVTNGRISALIELGAGFHPEISGRENIFINGVILGLTRKEIQEKYEEIVQFAELEDFIDQPVKGYSSGMFMRLGFSIAINVNPDILLIDEVLAVGDASFVPKCLDKINEFRRHGKTIIFVSHDLATVERICDDVIWLKKGKIEMRGYPKRVVDAYLEYVGKKDIKKLQLQHEKEAKHILQDKVGHDKAGARLADGTEGLEDPEKRWGSREIEISNVKMFDGQGKEKYIYKADEPLTIEFDVQAAASQKDFVFGIGVFNSEGISCYGSNTVLDDFSARSISGSGKVRLAIPALGLINGTYFLDVAVHKFDGYPFDYHHFLYTFRVNSAHRDVGIARIAHQWEFSDNIRLKKNENS